Part of the Arachis hypogaea cultivar Tifrunner chromosome 6, arahy.Tifrunner.gnm2.J5K5, whole genome shotgun sequence genome, TTGACGTATTCCAGAAAGCCAATATGGCTATTGGAAGACATGTTATTCTGTTTCTTTTGAAGTTTACGATTCAACTAAATATGTTGTTCTTACTGACTAAATCCCTTTTGCAGAAAATTTTTACTCAGAAAGACCACAACGAGAAGCTTATGCAACCATCCTACACTCGGCACACGTCTATGTATGTGGGGCCATTACTGCAGCTCAGAGTATTCGCATGGCTGGTTCAACGCGTGATCTTGTGATTCTAGTTGATGAGAGCATTAGTGACTATCACAGGGGTGGTTTGGAAGCTGCTGGATGGAAGATACATACAATCCAAAGAATCAGGAATCCGAAAGCAGAACCCGAAGCATATAATGAGTGGAACTACAGCAAATTCCGCCTTTGGCAGCTAACAGATTATGACAAAATCATTTTCATTGATGCTGATCTGCTTATACTCAGAAACATTGATTTCCTTTTTCAGATGCCTGAAATTTCAGCCATAGGGAACAATGCTACGCTGTTCAACTCAGGTGTGATGGTTATTGAGCCATCAAATTGCACATTTCAACTGCTGATGGATCACATCAATGAAATCGTCTCTTACAACGGAGGCGACCAGGGTTATCTGAATGAAATCTTCACATGGTGGCATCGGATTCCAAAGCATATGAACTTCTTGAAACATTTTTGGGAAGGTGATGAGGAAGAGAAAAAGGTCATGAAAACTCGCCTCTTTGGAGCGGAACCACCCATCCTCTATGTCATCCACTATCTAGGTAATAAGCCGTGGCTCTGCTTCCGTGATTACGACTGTAACTGGAATGTGGACATTCTGCAAGAGTTTGCCAGTAATGTAGCTCATGCAAGATGGTGGAAGGTGCATGATGCCATGCCGGAAAACTTGCACAAGTACTGTTTGCTTAGGTCAAAGCAAAAGGCTGCATTAGAGTGGGATCGGAGGCAGGCGCAGAAAGCAAACTACAGCGATGGTCACTGGAAAATTAAGATCAAAGACCCACGTTTGAAGACGTGCTTTGAGGATTTCTGCTTTTGGGAGAGCATGTTATGGCATTGGGGTGAAAAGAATTGGACAGATAATTCTACAGTTAGTTCTCCACCTGTTGTCAAAACCAAATCTCTTTCTTCTTTATGAGTTCAATTTTTTCCACCTTTTCATAGCTTTTGTTGTTTATATATATTTGCTGAATCTGTGTTTTCGAGTTTTCCAGCAGCATGTCCAAATTCATCTGTCAGTAGTCTTTTAGAACGAGTTATGCACATATGCAAGTTTTTATTATcaccatttttatttattgtatttgtCAATaagttttcctttttgtttttccttttgaaTGTTGATTCACAACGTAGAAGTGATAGTTGCAAAGAAATTGAatgtaacaaataaattttatatatagtaTCAAGAATTTGAATCCTAAAATTGTCATCTTCCTAACATAAATACACATTGGCTTCACAGCACCCTTGTGTTGATTCCCAAATTATTTGGTGAATATAAAAATCAAGAGCTTCTTTGTAACAATGCTTTGGTTTgtgcttcttttccttttcttgtttattttttattgaaaaatagtaAAGTAGGTATGGAATTACAGAGTTTGAGGGTTTACATAAAAAAATGTGGAGATAAAAAAAACTATGACCATCGAACAATTTACTATCATGCCTCTGCCCTCCTTACCCATCATGTTTGCTGCCTCAGCCATCCCTCAGCCGCTCCCTCTATTTCTCATCGTCCATGGTGAGCTCTTCAAATTCGCGACGACATCGTCTTCTTCTGATTAATATGCGACAGCAAGTGTTTAATTACTCTTAAATTAAGATATCAAAATTCACAGgataacaaaaattataaatttaataataattaatttttttattttaaataatttttttattttaaatttatgtaaAATGTTTGAAATTtagtgaaatatttttttttatgattattctaTCTCAAATAGACAAATACATGTTCATTCCTTTATTTAGGACGTGTTTATTGGTTCATATAAAACATATTTAGTTGaaagttctgaaaatcggaccggtcCTTCGCCTATAACCGCTTGGAAAAAAAATTGCTGAAAAACCGTCGAATCGGCCTAGAACCGGTCGGTTGGGCCGGACCGATAACCGATCGGTTCGTATAAAACGAcgctgtttaaaaaaaaaaaacggatccAGTGATCCACTCGTGACCCACACCCCCCCCCCCTTCTCTTCCCCCAATCATTCATTCATCCATGTTGTGGAGAACTCTGATTCAAAGAAACCCTAGCCGCGTAGCCCTCTGCCTAGCCCTCCATCGTCGCCGCGTAACCCAGGTCCTCAGCGCCGCCGCCGTCCCAGGTCCTCAGCACcgccgcttcttcctcttccccgTGTCTTCGTCTTCGCTGGCTTCTCGGCAGGTCCTCTTCGGCTCTTCATCTTCGCTGGCTTCTTGGCACGGACCCAAGTTAGTGgcttctcttcttcatcttcactgAATGTTTggtcttcttctttaatttttgttccatttttcTTCAAGTCTGCTTCGGTCTTGGTTTCAACTGTTTCAAGTTTGGTTCTGAAGGTTGGTTCTGCAATTCTTCTTTTGGTTCTGTCTTGTATTTGCCGGTTGCTAATGGTGGAAATTTTACCGATTTGCAAATTTGCAAATTTGCATGTATGGTTCTGATTGTATGGTTCTGTATGTATGGTTCTGAATTCTGATTGTATGGTCTTCTTCTTCGTTTGAAGTTCTGAAATTGTTGTTCAATTTTGTTCCATTTTTCTTGTAATGTTTTGTAAATTGTAATTGTCTGCTGCTGATGGATCTGTCTTGTATTTGCTGGTTGCTGATggctgtaattttttttttcaaatttactgATGGCTCGATGGCTCTGTTAGTCTGTTGCTTTCAATTCTTTGCTCTGTTACTGATGGCTCTGTTACTGATGGCTCTGTTACTGATGGCTCGATGGCTCTGTTAGTTGCTGATGgctcttaatttttttgttcaaatttccTGATGGCTTTGTTTGTAGTTGCTGGTTTTgctgggtgaaggtttagtgttttggaATGTTTTATAATG contains:
- the LOC112697406 gene encoding putative UDP-glucuronate:xylan alpha-glucuronosyltransferase 3, producing MRGPSPGIVEPRHRLSTSISEDTNKRVRSQRSRDFKDVEKALHAPFQDRNINCKPNWKLVLVIVVLGTLVTIFHPPAVYNTDHISNTISRQTFVSKWNREPDGIDPRYLSTINIEWDQISEVLKYLKDKDTYQGVGLLNFNESEIDHWKELLPEAEHIALELNYASNNITWEVLYPEWIDEEEEYEFPKCPTLPKIQVPGKPRIDLIAIKLPCNKSGHWSRDVARLHLQIEAARLASSSKGLHPVRMLLVTDCIPIPNLFTCKELVKREGSAWLYEPNLNTLRDKLQLPIGSCELAVPLKAKENFYSERPQREAYATILHSAHVYVCGAITAAQSIRMAGSTRDLVILVDESISDYHRGGLEAAGWKIHTIQRIRNPKAEPEAYNEWNYSKFRLWQLTDYDKIIFIDADLLILRNIDFLFQMPEISAIGNNATLFNSGVMVIEPSNCTFQLLMDHINEIVSYNGGDQGYLNEIFTWWHRIPKHMNFLKHFWEGDEEEKKVMKTRLFGAEPPILYVIHYLGNKPWLCFRDYDCNWNVDILQEFASNVAHARWWKVHDAMPENLHKYCLLRSKQKAALEWDRRQAQKANYSDGHWKIKIKDPRLKTCFEDFCFWESMLWHWGEKNWTDNSTVSSPPVVKTKSLSSL